The proteins below come from a single Caballeronia sp. SBC1 genomic window:
- the traL gene encoding type IV conjugative transfer system protein TraL, which translates to MIERDIPQMIDNPPQIVFWETDDLLPVLLAMGFGVIMNGFTTSVLAGLALSVVYIRYKRNMLPGTLHHMGYWYGLMSLNRIFTNGLAREFIQ; encoded by the coding sequence GTGATCGAGCGCGACATCCCTCAGATGATCGATAACCCACCGCAGATCGTGTTCTGGGAGACCGACGACCTGTTGCCCGTGCTGCTGGCAATGGGCTTCGGCGTAATTATGAACGGCTTCACGACCTCCGTTCTGGCCGGACTTGCACTCAGCGTCGTCTACATACGCTACAAGCGCAACATGCTGCCGGGCACGCTTCACCACATGGGTTACTGGTACGGCCTCATGTCTCTCAACAGAATCTTTACCAATGGGCTCGCCAGGGAATTCATCCAATGA
- a CDS encoding DUF1488 family protein, which produces MDTLSVTEIVLATDGAAVEFPIFVGGREVRCLLTRDALEQFFWLPPDASEARVRKAFADGRNRIFALAVRRAMRAKTDSLKLTASDFER; this is translated from the coding sequence ATGGACACATTAAGCGTTACCGAAATTGTCCTCGCCACCGATGGGGCCGCGGTCGAGTTTCCGATTTTCGTCGGCGGTCGAGAAGTTCGTTGTTTGCTAACGCGAGATGCATTGGAACAGTTCTTTTGGCTGCCACCGGATGCCAGCGAAGCTCGTGTGCGCAAGGCATTCGCAGACGGACGCAACCGCATCTTTGCGTTGGCAGTGCGCAGAGCAATGCGAGCCAAGACCGACTCTTTGAAACTGACGGCCAGTGACTTCGAGCGATAG
- a CDS encoding lytic transglycosylase domain-containing protein, with product MRLPIFWTRWLVFVAVLFAGTPAAFAQSDADVGACFVASGAKYSIDPRLLWAIAETESSGRPDARNLGHFSRTGTIDIGLMQINSSWLTTLARFGITRDRLLDDPCLNIDVGAWILARTIRQQGASWNAVGAYNSACTQLKGEACTDARQEYVRKVWSWYQGTPPPRLGSVRRHSQPNSGPRQPAGAAPGADIVFTTEDGTE from the coding sequence ATGCGACTGCCGATTTTCTGGACACGTTGGCTCGTCTTCGTAGCCGTCCTGTTTGCCGGGACGCCTGCCGCATTCGCGCAGTCTGACGCCGATGTCGGCGCCTGTTTTGTCGCATCGGGAGCGAAATACAGCATTGACCCGCGCCTGTTGTGGGCCATTGCAGAGACGGAATCGAGCGGTCGCCCCGACGCGAGGAATCTCGGCCATTTTTCGCGTACGGGCACGATTGATATTGGCCTTATGCAGATCAATTCATCCTGGCTGACGACACTCGCACGTTTTGGCATTACGCGCGATCGCCTGCTTGACGATCCCTGCCTGAATATCGATGTCGGGGCGTGGATTCTGGCGCGAACCATCCGGCAGCAGGGTGCTAGCTGGAACGCTGTCGGTGCATACAACAGCGCCTGCACCCAACTCAAGGGGGAAGCCTGTACCGACGCCCGCCAGGAGTACGTGCGCAAGGTCTGGAGCTGGTACCAGGGTACCCCTCCCCCTCGCCTGGGCTCGGTACGACGACATTCACAGCCAAACTCCGGGCCTCGGCAGCCAGCCGGCGCGGCTCCGGGCGCCGACATTGTTTTTACGACTGAGGACGGAACCGAATGA
- a CDS encoding GspE/PulE family protein produces MNAPDLVVATQPDFASLLVSSTGFLHNGLDRFISTSSGDGKLVEFLNYLFPTACREGASDIHMRHHQNGFQVRIRTDGVLRERFLLNSNAAREINVKIRSRCNLEVSDTESPLDGKFTVAVDGRRVDIRVSILPSDLGQSIVCRILDEANAARKIADIWMPSKLRAALMEALEEEEGLILNVGPTGSGKTTTLYACLDHLNEPDIHIMTAEDPIEYTLRGATQIAVTAHRTFARILRAMLRQDFEAGLIGEIRDGETAGVTLTAANTGHLMLSTLHTRNALSTITRFLDLGVKAYEIADAIRLVTAQRLPRRLCPSCSTLHVPTDEQIKRIKTKHGGSRIEFDRPFYAANPSGCDHCRDGYKGRIPIMEMLVGTDSLRVAIERGDREAMREEAFAQPQYAPLLQAGIDMSSQRLVDFRTALKFAQ; encoded by the coding sequence GTGAATGCGCCAGACCTGGTCGTGGCCACGCAACCTGACTTCGCGTCGTTGCTCGTCTCGTCCACCGGGTTTCTTCATAACGGTCTCGACCGGTTTATCAGCACCTCGAGCGGTGATGGGAAGCTCGTCGAATTTCTGAACTATCTGTTTCCGACCGCTTGCCGGGAGGGCGCATCCGACATCCACATGCGACATCACCAAAACGGCTTTCAGGTGCGCATTCGAACCGACGGCGTGCTGCGCGAGCGGTTCCTTCTGAATAGCAACGCAGCGCGGGAAATCAACGTCAAGATCCGTTCGCGCTGCAACCTCGAGGTATCCGACACTGAGTCACCGCTCGACGGGAAGTTCACTGTCGCCGTCGACGGACGCCGCGTGGATATCCGGGTCTCCATTCTCCCAAGTGACCTTGGACAGTCGATTGTCTGCCGGATTCTTGACGAGGCCAACGCTGCGAGAAAGATTGCAGACATCTGGATGCCGTCCAAGCTTCGTGCAGCGCTGATGGAAGCGCTCGAGGAAGAAGAAGGTCTCATCCTCAACGTCGGTCCGACCGGTTCCGGCAAGACGACAACCTTATATGCCTGCCTCGATCATCTAAACGAGCCGGACATCCACATCATGACCGCCGAGGACCCGATCGAATACACGCTGAGAGGAGCTACACAGATCGCCGTCACCGCTCACCGTACTTTCGCCAGGATTCTGCGAGCGATGTTGCGTCAGGATTTTGAAGCCGGACTAATAGGCGAAATCCGCGATGGAGAAACCGCCGGCGTGACGCTGACCGCTGCAAACACGGGGCACCTGATGCTGTCCACGCTTCACACGCGCAATGCGCTTTCAACGATCACCCGCTTCCTCGACCTGGGCGTCAAAGCATATGAAATCGCAGACGCGATTCGTCTCGTCACCGCTCAGCGTCTTCCGCGCAGGTTGTGCCCGAGCTGTTCGACCCTGCACGTACCGACCGACGAACAGATCAAGAGGATAAAGACGAAGCATGGTGGCTCCCGAATTGAATTCGATCGTCCCTTCTATGCGGCGAACCCAAGCGGCTGTGACCATTGCAGGGATGGCTACAAAGGGCGGATTCCGATCATGGAGATGCTCGTCGGCACCGATTCGCTACGTGTGGCCATCGAACGTGGTGATCGCGAAGCGATGCGCGAAGAGGCGTTCGCGCAACCACAATACGCGCCCCTTCTCCAGGCCGGAATCGACATGAGCTCGCAGCGGCTTGTCGACTTCAGGACAGCACTTAAATTCGCCCAGTGA
- a CDS encoding conjugal transfer protein TraF — translation MSPSRTRRILVCVALSVAGGILAGPAARADGFYEGKSQGWFFYDDGRATAPVDAVEVAPASRVAVAPVPAAPAPASAPSSPEPFSVQWLSQKMQILKLNAMNHPTEGNLLAYMWAQRMMLDMSQNFADVGSKVAAEDPYLNEEVRFPTAAAARSNALWHVDRAREEILTDLSAHAGLWFFFDSRCGFCQDELPTVKALTDKYHFPVRYISEDGAPLQGMRPEAMVVDRNHGTFRSFELKLTPAVVLVVPPSTVMIVAHGAMAQDELQRKIVEAAIDAQLVPQDLMDAAQLEKRGIISPADLDRMKKVAAAANTDDPAELVKLMREAVGRRMPGVVQGTGGHQ, via the coding sequence ATGTCGCCAAGTCGAACGCGAAGGATTCTGGTCTGTGTCGCACTGTCCGTGGCGGGAGGGATCCTCGCGGGCCCAGCCGCGCGGGCAGACGGTTTCTACGAGGGAAAGAGCCAGGGATGGTTTTTTTACGACGACGGCCGCGCGACGGCGCCGGTCGATGCAGTAGAGGTTGCGCCGGCAAGCCGTGTCGCGGTTGCCCCGGTCCCGGCGGCTCCGGCGCCCGCGTCAGCGCCGTCGAGTCCGGAACCTTTTTCAGTCCAGTGGCTGAGTCAAAAGATGCAAATACTGAAGCTGAACGCGATGAACCACCCGACCGAGGGGAACCTGCTGGCGTACATGTGGGCTCAGCGAATGATGCTCGACATGAGCCAGAACTTCGCCGACGTCGGTTCGAAAGTGGCTGCGGAGGATCCATACCTCAACGAAGAAGTCAGGTTCCCGACAGCGGCGGCCGCGCGCAGCAACGCACTATGGCACGTCGATCGCGCTCGGGAAGAGATCCTGACCGATCTGTCTGCACACGCAGGCCTGTGGTTCTTCTTCGATTCGCGGTGCGGGTTCTGTCAGGACGAGTTGCCGACTGTGAAGGCGCTTACTGACAAATACCACTTCCCCGTTAGGTACATCTCCGAAGACGGGGCGCCTTTGCAGGGGATGCGGCCTGAGGCCATGGTGGTCGACCGTAATCACGGCACGTTCAGGTCGTTCGAACTGAAATTGACGCCGGCGGTGGTGCTCGTTGTACCGCCTTCGACGGTGATGATCGTGGCGCACGGCGCAATGGCGCAGGATGAACTGCAGCGCAAGATCGTCGAGGCCGCGATCGACGCCCAGCTGGTTCCGCAGGACCTGATGGATGCCGCGCAACTTGAAAAGCGGGGAATCATCAGTCCGGCGGATCTGGATAGGATGAAGAAAGTGGCTGCAGCCGCCAACACCGATGACCCAGCGGAGCTCGTCAAGCTAATGCGGGAAGCGGTTGGCCGCCGTATGCCAGGCGTAGTTCAGGGTACAGGGGGGCACCAGTAA
- a CDS encoding ISNCY family transposase: protein MNTNGTITMTMRELDRFKVIEAVAEARLKPGRAAERLGLSVRQVERLVLRYRAAGVAGLVSDKRGRPGNHQLPGGKAQRALALIRERYEDFGPTLACEKLRECHGIDLAVETVRTLMMASGLWIPRKQRPPKIYQPRNRRSCLGELIQIDGSDHRWFEDRAPACTLLVFIDDATGRLMALHFTQTESTFSYFEALSKYLDVHGKPVAFYSDKASVFYVKHRSETAGKGVTQFGRALYELNMDAFCANSSQAKGRVERANLTLQDRLVKELRLRAISTREAANAYAPSFIAEFNRRFGKPPKSDYDAHRPMRANEDLRQILAYRVPRKVTNALTVQYDRVMYLLEDSPANRTLIHEYIEVVEYPDGAVEIQADKVALSCTPYDRIARIEQGAEVENKRLAQALEVALCVQAKRDDRRASGSPSRTHRGEEVRAKKALVGLKKQRALDLADINEAILKVSAKAMRERGAAAPPQPQKP from the coding sequence ATGAACACCAATGGGACGATCACCATGACGATGCGTGAGCTGGATCGGTTCAAGGTCATTGAAGCAGTTGCCGAGGCGCGACTGAAGCCCGGTCGTGCCGCGGAACGGCTTGGCCTGAGCGTGCGCCAGGTCGAGCGACTGGTGCTGCGCTACCGCGCAGCCGGCGTGGCGGGTCTGGTGTCGGACAAGCGCGGTCGCCCGGGCAATCATCAATTGCCCGGAGGCAAGGCGCAGCGAGCGCTCGCGCTAATCCGGGAGCGTTACGAGGATTTCGGCCCGACGCTCGCCTGCGAGAAACTGCGTGAATGCCACGGCATCGATCTGGCGGTTGAAACCGTACGGACGTTGATGATGGCCTCGGGCCTGTGGATTCCGCGCAAGCAACGCCCACCCAAGATCTACCAGCCGAGAAACCGGCGTTCGTGCCTGGGCGAACTGATCCAGATCGACGGCAGCGATCATCGCTGGTTCGAGGACCGGGCGCCCGCCTGCACGCTGCTGGTGTTCATTGATGATGCGACGGGACGACTGATGGCGCTGCACTTTACCCAGACGGAGTCGACTTTCAGCTATTTCGAGGCGCTGTCGAAGTATCTGGATGTGCACGGCAAGCCCGTGGCGTTTTACAGCGACAAGGCCAGCGTCTTTTACGTGAAGCACCGTTCGGAGACGGCGGGCAAAGGCGTCACGCAGTTTGGACGGGCGCTGTATGAGCTCAACATGGACGCATTTTGTGCGAACAGCAGTCAGGCCAAGGGGCGCGTCGAGCGGGCCAACCTGACCTTGCAGGACCGCCTCGTCAAGGAGCTCCGGCTGCGTGCTATCAGCACGCGTGAGGCCGCCAATGCGTATGCGCCCTCCTTCATTGCTGAGTTCAACCGGCGTTTCGGCAAGCCACCGAAGAGCGACTACGACGCGCACCGGCCGATGCGTGCCAATGAAGATCTGCGGCAGATACTCGCCTATCGCGTGCCGCGCAAAGTCACCAACGCGCTGACCGTGCAATACGATCGCGTGATGTATCTGCTGGAGGACTCGCCGGCCAATCGCACCTTGATCCATGAGTACATCGAAGTGGTCGAATATCCCGATGGCGCTGTGGAAATACAAGCCGATAAGGTCGCGCTGTCGTGCACGCCGTACGACCGCATTGCGCGCATCGAACAAGGCGCGGAAGTCGAGAACAAACGACTTGCTCAGGCGCTGGAGGTAGCACTGTGCGTACAGGCCAAACGAGACGATCGTCGTGCGTCTGGCTCACCCTCGCGCACGCATCGCGGCGAGGAAGTTCGGGCGAAGAAAGCGCTCGTCGGTCTGAAGAAACAGCGCGCGCTTGACCTCGCCGACATCAACGAAGCCATTCTGAAAGTCAGCGCAAAAGCGATGAGGGAACGGGGGGCGGCTGCGCCGCCCCAACCCCAAAAGCCTTAA
- a CDS encoding type II toxin-antitoxin system Phd/YefM family antitoxin yields the protein MQTVNIHEAKTQFSRLVDAAASGEEIVIAKAGKPAARLVPMERAKVTRRFGGLKGKVRIADDFDAPLPDDVIAAFEGR from the coding sequence ATGCAGACAGTCAATATTCATGAGGCGAAGACCCAGTTTTCGCGGCTGGTCGATGCCGCAGCCAGTGGCGAGGAAATCGTCATCGCTAAGGCCGGCAAGCCGGCCGCCCGACTGGTGCCGATGGAGCGGGCGAAGGTCACGCGCCGTTTCGGCGGCCTCAAGGGCAAGGTCCGTATTGCGGACGATTTCGATGCCCCGCTCCCCGATGATGTGATTGCAGCATTCGAGGGTCGTTGA
- a CDS encoding disulfide oxidoreductase, producing the protein MANRRHFLLSAASTGLASLTGIGARQVNAQAVDDDGTVPGLPTSSGLAGQDNGKINIKPYLEIGDFAEDRNRVFMFFLYTCPFCAQYAESFEAWGRTIPKPVLFVPVPLMIDDPTALSATAAYYVARSLIPDRMAEFEARAYDLGQRRDPMPTAKDFPQILYGMGLRRDVVLSALHSPETRDRLLRAAALARRYRVSATPDFGVGGRYTTNANYTGGNYGTLVQLLNGLISMAMNS; encoded by the coding sequence ATGGCAAACCGACGACACTTTCTCCTTTCGGCCGCCTCCACGGGACTCGCCAGCCTGACTGGCATCGGCGCTCGGCAGGTCAACGCGCAGGCCGTTGATGACGACGGAACCGTTCCTGGCCTTCCAACCAGTTCGGGCCTCGCGGGACAGGACAATGGCAAAATCAACATCAAGCCCTATCTGGAAATAGGCGACTTTGCAGAAGACCGCAATAGGGTGTTCATGTTCTTTCTTTACACCTGCCCGTTCTGTGCCCAATACGCAGAGTCATTCGAGGCATGGGGTAGAACGATTCCAAAGCCGGTACTCTTTGTCCCGGTCCCGCTGATGATCGATGATCCAACGGCCCTGTCTGCCACCGCGGCATATTACGTCGCACGCAGTCTCATCCCCGATCGAATGGCCGAGTTCGAGGCACGTGCGTATGACCTCGGACAACGACGCGATCCGATGCCCACCGCCAAGGATTTTCCTCAGATTCTCTACGGCATGGGTCTGCGACGCGACGTGGTTCTTTCCGCGTTACATTCGCCCGAAACGCGGGACCGACTGCTGCGGGCGGCCGCGCTCGCGCGCCGGTATCGTGTAAGCGCCACTCCAGATTTTGGCGTCGGCGGCCGCTACACGACCAACGCGAACTACACGGGCGGGAACTATGGAACGCTCGTCCAGCTGCTCAACGGCCTGATCTCCATGGCAATGAACTCATGA
- a CDS encoding conjugal transfer protein TraH, with amino-acid sequence MKLRRTILAAAGLLSFFCSAVHADVNSSLNSMWNSSAGGAITGQNGMGVYGPSYYMRAPVQNYQLVHIDPPRLAAGCSGIDAFFGSFSMLSGAQLESLVRSIIQAAPGYLMQLAIKAVCDDCYSIMAAMKHYADMLNNGQINSCAVSKAVIGSAISATGLDSEVGGSFAKDVENQTAVAKGWYTDMYAGLNAAFSGGPNVNRGATQNDTTGYRNTFFNTMFATGAANTMDLGALGGQEPGMELIMSLFGTEVRPDTNNSPVSKSPIDDKVFPASLTWEDLKEGFDPAKPRQVYLCNDFQANDEGCQQVTQTNFTYQGIRRYLIDQLAGVQPAAPGGMSSQPGNIITTIQSGSIIYDYNTGTALTSTQQQFVNVLGVNMQRMMMELTGLNQNDAIQIYNQLMDVMADQVTSSVSFAIISSVQQAYNPTTQASQSIDNTLKRISPMNADQKAAFLKFQRDAQQKSDYEARAKRTMAIIEELKELRTENGLISATH; translated from the coding sequence ATGAAACTTCGGCGCACTATTCTCGCAGCTGCAGGGCTTCTTTCTTTCTTTTGCTCCGCTGTCCACGCGGACGTAAATTCGTCGCTGAACTCGATGTGGAACTCGTCAGCTGGCGGGGCGATCACTGGCCAGAATGGCATGGGTGTATATGGGCCGTCCTATTACATGCGTGCCCCGGTGCAAAACTACCAGCTTGTGCACATCGATCCGCCGCGGCTCGCGGCTGGCTGTTCAGGCATCGACGCATTTTTTGGCAGCTTTTCAATGTTATCCGGTGCGCAGCTCGAGTCGCTCGTGCGCAGCATTATTCAGGCAGCACCTGGATACCTCATGCAGTTGGCAATCAAGGCAGTCTGCGACGACTGCTACTCAATTATGGCTGCGATGAAGCACTATGCGGACATGCTAAATAACGGGCAGATCAATTCATGTGCGGTAAGCAAGGCCGTTATCGGAAGCGCGATCAGCGCGACCGGCCTTGATAGTGAAGTGGGTGGGTCGTTTGCAAAGGACGTCGAAAACCAGACTGCCGTGGCGAAGGGCTGGTACACGGATATGTACGCTGGACTGAATGCGGCTTTCTCCGGCGGTCCAAACGTCAATCGCGGTGCGACGCAAAACGATACGACCGGGTACCGAAACACGTTTTTCAATACGATGTTCGCGACGGGGGCAGCAAACACGATGGACCTTGGTGCGCTCGGCGGGCAGGAGCCGGGCATGGAACTAATCATGAGCCTGTTCGGAACTGAGGTGCGTCCCGACACCAACAACAGTCCGGTTTCGAAATCGCCAATTGACGACAAGGTATTTCCGGCGTCATTGACCTGGGAAGACCTTAAGGAAGGGTTCGATCCAGCCAAGCCCAGGCAGGTCTATCTATGCAACGACTTCCAGGCCAACGATGAGGGCTGCCAGCAGGTGACGCAGACCAACTTCACCTATCAGGGGATCCGCCGGTATCTGATCGACCAGCTTGCGGGTGTACAGCCGGCAGCACCCGGTGGTATGTCCAGTCAGCCGGGCAACATCATTACAACGATTCAGTCCGGGTCCATTATCTACGACTACAACACCGGGACGGCCTTGACTTCGACTCAGCAGCAGTTCGTCAATGTTTTGGGTGTAAACATGCAGCGGATGATGATGGAGCTTACCGGCCTGAACCAGAACGACGCGATCCAGATCTACAACCAGTTGATGGATGTGATGGCGGATCAGGTCACGTCGTCAGTGTCGTTTGCGATCATCAGTTCAGTTCAACAGGCATACAACCCAACGACCCAAGCGTCGCAATCGATAGACAATACATTGAAGCGGATCTCGCCGATGAACGCTGACCAGAAAGCGGCGTTCCTAAAGTTTCAGCGCGATGCGCAGCAAAAGAGTGATTACGAGGCCCGGGCAAAGCGGACCATGGCGATCATCGAAGAGCTGAAGGAACTGAGAACTGAAAACGGTCTGATCAGCGCTACACATTGA
- a CDS encoding sel1 repeat family protein produces MAEVSWFNQIDREWAALRRHDPALDIEKFYRHVLSAYKAGFAPFESIASTANALLVSALPGAAYLGRKMLDQVGVDKHPALRVAYALSLLSGTGGEADYALGHRVLTDVLKDEHAPDKLKGLAAAALGDSARLGRGEEVDLELAKARYEIAFEFGIRDAAHTLGLYWEHRWSGAAPGDVLPDLTRAVQWYKRGGAASPRCVARLESLGTK; encoded by the coding sequence ATGGCTGAAGTGAGTTGGTTTAACCAGATAGACCGCGAATGGGCAGCACTAAGACGGCACGACCCGGCTCTCGACATCGAGAAGTTTTATCGACATGTCTTGTCGGCCTATAAGGCTGGATTTGCACCTTTTGAATCCATCGCGTCTACTGCGAATGCGTTGCTGGTGTCGGCACTCCCAGGCGCGGCATATCTCGGGCGCAAGATGCTGGACCAGGTGGGCGTCGACAAACATCCCGCCTTGCGAGTCGCGTACGCGCTATCGCTGCTCAGTGGCACCGGCGGCGAGGCCGACTACGCACTGGGTCATCGCGTGTTGACGGATGTGCTGAAGGACGAACACGCTCCGGACAAATTAAAGGGCCTAGCTGCTGCTGCTCTTGGAGACAGCGCGCGATTGGGACGCGGAGAAGAAGTTGACCTTGAGCTTGCCAAAGCTCGATACGAGATAGCATTTGAATTCGGCATACGAGATGCCGCCCACACCCTCGGGCTTTACTGGGAGCACCGTTGGAGCGGCGCGGCACCCGGCGACGTTCTGCCGGACCTGACCCGCGCAGTGCAGTGGTACAAACGCGGCGGCGCAGCTAGTCCGAGGTGCGTGGCCCGACTTGAATCCCTGGGCACCAAGTAG
- a CDS encoding type II toxin-antitoxin system VapC family toxin: MRLLLDTHVYLWSVMDDRKLTKAARKLILEADEVYISSASIWEASIKVGLGKLEADVDMLVSEIEASGFMELPVRAVHAALVRNLPDIHRDPFDRLLVAQALSEPLRLVTSDGHLSKYTDLVITV, translated from the coding sequence ATGCGCCTGCTTCTCGATACGCACGTCTATCTCTGGTCGGTCATGGATGACCGCAAGCTGACCAAAGCGGCGCGCAAGCTGATTCTGGAAGCTGACGAAGTATATATAAGCAGCGCGAGCATCTGGGAGGCTTCGATCAAGGTCGGTCTCGGCAAACTTGAGGCCGACGTCGATATGCTTGTCTCGGAGATTGAAGCCAGCGGATTCATGGAGCTGCCGGTGCGGGCCGTTCACGCTGCATTGGTTCGCAATCTGCCTGACATTCACCGCGACCCGTTTGACCGGCTTCTGGTTGCGCAGGCATTGTCGGAGCCGTTGCGGTTGGTCACGTCGGATGGTCATCTGTCGAAGTACACCGATCTCGTTATCACTGTGTAG
- a CDS encoding IS30 family transposase, with amino-acid sequence MSYQQLQPEERLIIASLHLQGSSMRAMARILGRSPGTISRELTRNSSPVGYASVPAAALCSARRSASRPRAKLCPQSVCWRIVLTLLEWKWSPQQISGTLKRMYPTDSTQHVSHETIYTAIYAQPRGELRRQLIACLRHGHSTRMPRTRGTDRRGQIPDMVSIHVRPPEIEDRLLPGHWEGDFIKGANNQSSVGVLVERTSRLVLLAKMEDATAASALAGFSAKLNSIVAPLRQSFTYDQGKEMSRHKELAAATGVNVYFCDPHSPWQRGTCENTNGLLRQYLPKGTDLSVYSQEELDAIADSLNSRPRATHAFHSPFEVFAATLASASQPQGSKH; translated from the coding sequence ATTTCTTACCAACAACTTCAGCCTGAAGAACGCCTGATCATTGCAAGCTTGCATCTGCAGGGTTCAAGTATGCGAGCCATGGCTCGCATACTTGGGCGCTCGCCGGGAACTATCAGCCGCGAGTTAACGCGAAACAGCTCTCCTGTTGGCTATGCATCAGTGCCTGCTGCAGCGCTTTGCAGCGCGCGCCGCAGTGCGTCACGCCCTCGGGCCAAGCTTTGCCCGCAAAGTGTCTGCTGGCGCATCGTTCTCACCCTGCTTGAGTGGAAATGGTCGCCTCAGCAGATATCGGGCACACTGAAGCGCATGTATCCAACCGACTCGACCCAGCACGTCTCGCACGAAACCATCTACACGGCTATCTATGCTCAGCCGCGCGGTGAACTGCGCCGCCAACTCATTGCCTGCCTGCGCCATGGCCACAGCACGCGCATGCCACGCACGCGGGGCACCGACCGGCGCGGACAGATTCCCGACATGGTCAGTATCCACGTGCGCCCGCCCGAAATTGAAGACCGACTGCTGCCAGGTCACTGGGAAGGCGACTTCATCAAGGGTGCGAACAACCAATCCTCTGTAGGCGTTCTGGTCGAGCGCACCAGCCGCCTGGTGCTGCTTGCCAAGATGGAGGACGCCACCGCCGCTTCAGCGCTAGCGGGCTTCTCCGCCAAACTCAATTCGATTGTGGCGCCCTTACGGCAAAGCTTTACTTACGACCAGGGCAAAGAAATGTCGCGGCATAAGGAGCTGGCCGCCGCCACCGGCGTGAATGTCTACTTCTGTGACCCACATAGCCCCTGGCAACGTGGAACCTGCGAGAACACCAACGGGTTGCTGCGCCAGTATCTGCCTAAAGGCACGGACCTATCGGTCTACAGTCAGGAAGAACTCGACGCGATCGCCGACAGTCTGAACAGCCGCCCGCGCGCCACTCACGCGTTCCATTCGCCATTCGAGGTCTTCGCTGCGACACTTGCCTCAGCAAGCCAACCTCAAGGCTCTAAACACTAG